ttaaatttattttttataattttatatttatatttaattataaccaAGTTAATAATCTACTGATTGAACTGGTGATCCAATAACTAAGTATGACCAAGTTGATTACCACCAAGAATTTTTAAAGACCTAGTCCTAAACAGCAGGGTAGGGCTTAGCAAAGTGTGGTGTGAGAGTTAGAGTTTTATGGCGAAGGAGCTGTTGATCCTCGACAATGGCACAACTTGCTCTTGTTGGAACTACTGTGGCGCTCGACTCGCTGCTGGCTCCGCCGATGGCACCGTTTCCATCTTCGATTTCTGTGACTccgcttcttcttcctctcttcgcTCCTCTTTCAAATTCAAGGTTCCTCCCTCTTCCTCTCCCCTTTTcactcctttctttttctttctttctttctaattttaatatctCTCATCAAAATGCGTAGGCTCACGAAGGAAATGTCGTGAAGGTTGTTTGGGTTCCTCCTGAATATGGTGATGCGGTTGCTTCTGTTTCTGCTGATGGAGTTGTATCGTTGTGGGAAGAAGTTGCTCAAGGTGTCGGTTATTTCCTTTCTTCCTAAAGTTGGAAGTTTTCAATGCTCATAACCTCAagcattttactttttttatatataatatgttgTTTTCTTTGTCTTTAATGTAGATTCACAACCTACTCAATGGAAATTTTGCAAAAGCTTTGGGAGTAGTTCAAGCAAAGTCCTTGATGTTCAATTTGGGACCTCTTTGAATAGTTTGAAAATGGTTACTTTTGTAGTTATTCATGATttccttattatttattttggaaccatatatattttttttctgagCCTATCTCAACTCTTACATTTTCTTTGTTGCCTTGATTCGTCTCTgtttgcatgcttttgaaatgaaATCCTTCAATAATGTATAAAAACTGATATACTAATGATGATCTTATGCTAATTCATTTGCAATTTTGTGAACCGTGAAGGTTGTTGCATGCTCAGATGGTCATGTGAGAGTTTATGAGCTATTGGATCCATTGGAACTGAGAAATTGGCAGCTTCAGGTGAAGATGGTTCTTAACCCATCATCCAGTTTATACCATAATCTCGAGTCATTAAATACGACACTTgatgtttttattacttgatactaACTTATCATTCTCTTATTATTTCTCTGTAGGCTGAATTCCAGAATGTCATTGAGTCAGTGTCTGCATTTGGAAAGGCTTTGTGCTTCTCTGCATCCATATCTTGGAACCCGCAAAAAGGTGGAAGCCAAGAATCCAGCTTCCTTATAGGTTTTAATTCCAATACATCCGAGCTTAATTCTTCTAAGGTAACACAAGTCCACACTTTTGCCTTTATTTCATTTTGCTTTCAGATGCATTATCTTAATTTTCCTTAGCATGGTTATTGCTTTATAATGTTTCTTTCTGAATTGACTATTACATAGCCTCGCAAATTTTACAATCTATGGCAAGGGGAAAGATATAAGTAACTTAACATCTTTCTTTGCCTTGGATTATTATAGTTGATATATTTGTCAACAGGTTTGGGAGTTTGATCAGGCTCACCAGAGATGGTTGCCAGTGGCAGAATTGGCACTGCCAGAGGAAAAGGGTGATCGGGTTTATGCTGCAGCATGGGCACCAAATATTGGCAGGTACACGTTATATTTACATGATTAAGAGATTTACAGCATGTAGCACAGGCATCAAAATACTGGGTTGCTATGAAAGCCTGATTCATTGTTGGTCAACTAATGTGGGAAATTTTCAAAACTTATATCATGTTGTAGCTATCTTGAATATTATTGTTTCTTGTACTATAGGCCATATGAAACTATTGCTGTTGCAACTCAAAAGGGACTTTCAATATGGCACCTTGGATTAAACCCTGATCATAATGGGACACTTCCAGTGGAAAGAGTTGCACTATTGCCAGGACATGAAGGCATGGTAATATGATTATAGATTTGTCTCTGTTTTTTCTATGTTCAAATCTATTTTTACTTTATCTTTCCAACATCATATGACTGTTTGAGCTTAGTGTTTGGTGGATTATATTGAAGGCATTGTTCACTGATTGtgttttggtaatttttttttcaggtgTGGCAGATGGAATGGGATATGAGCGGAATGACGTTGGCTACTACAGGTCACGATGGAATGGTCAGATTATGGCAATCTAACCTCAACGGCATTTGGCATCAGCAAGCTGTGATGGAACCCACTGCTTAGCAAATAGCCTCCTGTAATAGCCAGCCGTCTTTATGTTGAGAATAATATCATATATTTTAACTTAAAAAGTTGGTTTTTAGGTCAATTTTTAAATCAGCTTGATACCGATCCCTGATATCTAAACCTCTTCAGTAACTTGTAAGTATTGAGACTAGTGgatttttttaagtattatttGTTGAATATTGAATAGGATGAAGTGCACCTGTTGTGGATTTGGTGGACAAGATTCCTGTGTTACACGAAAGCTATGATGGAAGATGGATCATGATTGTACAAACCTTACTGACTTTCCAACAATTAGTATTGCTATTATTGCTGGTTCATTGTTCTACTGTCTGAAGCCCTCCTGATTAATAATACATGCTATGGTTAACAGATAACCAATGCTTTCTTAAAAAAATCCTCATCTTAAATTTCTAAATACAGTATGTGATTTTTAATCTTTAGATCCATTAGTGAGGAAATCTGGAGGCATTGAAATGGAAATTTTGGCCAAGTTCCAGTGGATCAAGCGAGAAATCAAAATCGAAAATTGGAGGATTGGTGGCTGATGTATGGGCGGAAATGATCTCAGAAACATCGAATTCCAAGCATCGATTGCTGTAGATCCCATCAAGCTCATTTGCGCAGAAAGGAGATGGAAAATAGTTTGATTCTGGTGTGTTTGGTAATAACAAATGTGTTTGTGAAAGACTGCCCAAGAAGGGATTATTCTCTAGAATTGAAGGAAGGAAGTTCTGGTTTTCTTGTGTCCTGCATCCAGAGGAGGTCGATGGGGAAGTGAAAGGACATGCCATTTCTTCGTTTCCCGGCTTAGCCACAGTGACTGTCAACATGTTTTGGAAGTTTGTATGGTGTTCTTGTGGTTCTTGTATGTCTGGTGACTTTGCTGACATAGCAGCATTCTTCTTCCCCTTGGAACAGGTATGGCTTCCTTTATAAGTTATTTCAAATATATTGGGATCATCCTCTGATCTCTGCACTTGCTTGGTTGCCCAGCAATCCTTAGTGTTGCGGAAGGTGCACCTATAGTAACTTCTGCAAATTAAATGTTAACAACCTACAGTTAGTTTGATAGAAGAGAATTCATGTGATTATCTTATGGAGCATGATTGGGGAAAAAGGTTCTGCATTTGCACCTTGGATATTTGGAACCAAGGATGTCTTTCTGTCCATATTTTCTCCAGCTGTACCCATCTTCATGGGATCCTTCAAAGCCATTCTCAGAATTCACCTTAACCTGATTCACCCATTTAGAAATCATTTTTCTGCAaccaattttcacaaacaaattGATAGTCGTTAGTCATTCATCCATTTATTATATGGTTACCAATAACAATAATGATTTGTGTCTAGTATTCTACCAAGTAAACTAACCTTTTCTGTGAAGAGTGTTTAAGTTCCTGTTGATGATTGTGGGGTAGAGGGGACTGTGGTGGGGAGGTTTTAGTTGATGGATGCAATGTGTGGGGCTTGGAAACTGATCCATTCCATCTTAGGATCAATAGAGctttgtcataagaagataatATTTTGTCCACCAGCAAGTCCCTATTGTCAGCACTAGATTCTAACTCTAACTCTGCCTTAAGCTTTCTTGCTACCTCCATCCCTTGAACAAGCTCATTTTTCAATTCGCTCTTCTCCCAACTCCCTTCACACTCCATTTGGTGATTGCTTTGTTTGGACTGAGAAGTGAAATGGAGGGAGTAAGTGACTAGTGAGGGGGTGGAAATGAAGGCCCTTTGTATTTAAAGGGTAGCCCCAATGGCCAATTGGCAATAAGTCAAAGTTTGACTGAGAGAGCAACCTTTTTAAGCAAAGAATGTTATTTGGTCAGTTAGTATTAGTAATAGAATGCTGACCAAGTCTAGTCCAACTATCTAGATAATTTGTTGACGAATGATTGATTCATTTGATTGGCCCTTGTTGCTCATTATTGCAACAAGATACGGTTTGGAAATTTGAACATTGAGTTCACATCCGGATAAATAATCTCTAACACACGGACCTTTCTTTATCTTAAACACTCATATCAATTAAAAAGATTGCAGAGAGGTATTTCATTtgctaaataaaaatatttgaaaataagttattatatatttatacatattattttgcatatttttaataaataatgaataattaatttaatcacaaTAGAATATCAATTTTAACATAGTTaaataatcatattttttatagcaatataattaaattttttataaatatgaaatacaaatttttatatctagttacttttttttatgtactGCAACTTTTGTGGAAAGCAGGGAGCACACAatattcaaagttcaaacctCATTTCGTGTCGTCACTTTTGTTTTTAACGTATCcaacctttttttatttttttccttcctGGCTTCTAGAGAAGAGGTAGAAAGCGAGGTACTGGTGTCTGCATGTTATTGCTGAGAGCCCTGCTCTTTTgcccaatttcttttttttttttaaatttctcaaattttatgggatattggagaagaaataatttgataatttattttctaaatttagtattgttaatcatattttatttgattcttgCATTCCATCACTTAAATTGACGGAAAAAATAAACATCTAAAAGTAAACGAAACAATGTCCTAATAGAGTTTAAGGTACTTTGTTAGGGTTTGGATGCTCTTTAGAGTTTCATCGAGGCAGCAAtcctaatttttacaaaaaaactCAGAGCTTATTGTAAGAGTGATTGAGATTGGGTTGAAAAGTATGGAAGGAATGGGGACAAACTTGGCTAATGAGGATGATCGTGAAAAGCTTAAAGCAAAAGGGGTAATCTTTTTTGATGATGCTGACATTAAAGGAGGTTTGGAgacatgtaaaaaaaatttgattagaaGGATCCTCACAGACAAAGCATTCATGGTTGGTACGATGGAACCAACAATGTATGCTATATGGAGACAACCGGGGGTTTTAGAGTCATTGATCACGGAGATAATACATTCTAGTTCTTCTTTGAAAAAGAACAAGATCTAATCTGGGTAGAGAAGGAGATTCCATGGCTCTTCAAAAACTATATCGTAAATGTTAAGAGATGGAATAAGGAGATGGAGATTGGCATGGAAGAATTCTCTTATGTTCCGATATGGATTCAATTGTGGGGACTGCCAGAGTATTGTAAAACATGTGAACTGGGGCGAAAAATTGGAGATACAACGACAGAAGTCCTAGATATTGAAATTTTTTCATGAGGAGAAAAGAGGCAAAGGTGGTGAAAGTAAAAGTTAACTTAGATGTAACacagaaattgaaaataatagtCGCCATAGCAGATCCTAATAAAAAGATTATGGAGATCCAATTAAAATATGAACGCATAAGATGCTTTTGTTTCTGTTGTGGGCATTTGGGGCACGAGGCAAGGAGTTGGAATAATTGGCTAGATGATTCAGCTAGTGAAGACAACAGAGAGAAGGAATAGGGTGACTGGCTAAAAACGGACCAACCGGGCAAGAGAATTAATCCTACAAAGGAGAGTAACAGCACCACCAACCCCTCAAATCCTAACATGTCTAAAGATAGATCAAAGAAACCTACTCTTATTAATTTGCTGAGGAGTATGACATCCTTTTCTATGGAAGAATCATGGGAGAAGAATAAAGAAACTCAAACAGGAATAATGGAGGTTGGGGTGATATTAGAGGGTAGAAGAAGGGAGATACTAAGCGAAGAAGATAGTAATAGAGAAGAAAATCTGGCTACTAGTGGACAAAGAAAAACAACCCCTGAATTACTTTCTATTGTCAACATAGGGAGTATTTTGGAGAATAAACAAGAGATGAACAACAGCAACTAGATTCAAATTAGTCAAACATAATAGAAGCTATCCAACAATAAAAGACCCAAACTCAAACACCTAGTAAGACAAGTTGATTCTGGATTACAAAATAGGGCaggatttaaaagaaaaaattatgaagTGGAGGACGAATTGTGGTATACGGGAATGGTAGTTGAAGGTACGGAAATCACTGAAACGAGAGAGGGTGCCTACCCGAAAGAGGCACCCCAACTCCCATGAAGATGATGACGTGGAACTGCCGAGGTTTGGGAAAGATCCTAGTAGttcacaacattcaagagaTCAAGAGATCTCATTCTTCTGAAGTCTTGTTTTTatgtgaaacaaaaaataactcTTCGTATGTGAAGATTCAGTGTGAGAAGGTGGGTTTCGGAAATTGTTATTATGTTGAACCACAGGATTTGCTGGAGGATTGGCATTAGCATGGCAGACTGGGACTTAGATTAATGTGCTAGAATCAGAGAGTTTCTTCATTTACTTTAATTGGACATACCctattaataataaaacatGATCTGTTATAGCTGTCCACTTGTATAGTAAAGAACAACACATAAACAACCAATACACTAAGATTCTTGAGCTGTTGAATCGAATTGATAGAATAAAATCGATAATCGGAGATTTCAATGCGATTTTGGCTCAACATGAGAAGGAATGAGGCAGACCGAAGACTACAAGCTCACTAGAAGAGTCTCATAGTTTTATGAATGCAGAAAGATTGAGAGACGTTGGCTTTGAGGGAAGTAAATACATCTGGTGCAATAGATAGTACGGTAAAAATCTCATAAAGGAGAGGCTAGATAGATGCTTTGTTTCAAATGATTGGTATATGGAGTATCCAAGAGCCAAACTGCTGCATTTAAAAGACTCGGGATCAGATCACAAACCGATTCTAATTGACTCAGATCAACAATATAGGAAAGCAAAGCAGAGATTTTGGTTCCAAAAAAGATGGTGTGAGAGTGAAGAAGCCTCCAAAGATTATTCAAGATACCTGACAAATCTCATGCTCTGGTTCAACAATGTTTATCCTTTTCACCAAGTTTAAGCACTACCGGCATAACCTTGCTGAACGGCAAACTTCAAAATCGAGTAATTTAGTTAGGACTattcaaataataaatcaaaaaattgaggaagaaaaagaaaaagaccaaGAAGCTGATAAACGCCTGATTCTCTTGTTGGAAGACAAATTGCAGGATGCTTATGGGAAGGAAGAAAGGTACTTGAAAGAGAAATCAAAGGTGAAATGGTTGAAATGGagagatcaaaacacaaaatttttgaCACAGTTGAGAGAGAACAAGGACAAACCAGATCAGATTTAAAAGGTATTTGTGAGGTAGCTCAAAACTGTTTTACTCAATTGTTAACTACTTCCTGCCTAAAAGACCCAAGAGATGTTTTAGAACGACTGAAGAAAAAGGTGGATAATCAAATGGATAATAGGCTGACCAGATCGGTggatgaaaaggaaattaaaagagCTGTCTTTTCCATTAACTCCTTCTCTGCTCCTGGAGGAGGATGGTTTCACAGCAAATTTCTACCAATTCTACTGGAACACCATAAAAAAAGAAGTAATTCAAGCTGTCTTAAGCTTCTTCTCAGGTGGTAAAATGCTGAGATCCCTCAATCACCCACAAATATGCCTAATTCCAAAGGTTTAAGGTGTCTACAATGAATCAAATTTAGCTTATTAGCTTGAGTTCTGTCTTTTATAAAACAATTTCAAAGATTTTGGTGCACAGAATGCAATTTTTAATGGACATCATCATAAGCAAGAATCAGAGTGCATTTATTAAAGGGAGGTTGATTAGTGATAATGTACTGATTATCCACGAATAGATGCACTTGCTGAAGAATAAAAGTATGGTGACTATGACCTAGCCCTGAAGCTTTACATGAGTAAAGCTTATGATCGGGTTGAGTGGAGTTTCGTTTGGGATGTGCTACAGCAATTAGGTTTTTGTCAAAAATGGATTGGTTGGATGAAGGAGTGTATCACTACGGTATCCTACTCTGTTACTGTGGAAGGTTTCTCACATGGTTTGTTTAAATCATCAAGGGGCTTACGTCAATGTAATCCCCTCTCTCCTTGTCTATTCTTATTTTGTGCAGAGGAATTATCCTATTTGCTCCACAGAAAAGAACAGAGATATGATTTCACTGACCTAAGGCTTAACCAGAGGTGCCTCACACTCACTCATATTTTCTTTGCTAATAACTCTATTCTATTTGCTAAAGTTAACAACCAGACATGCTATAACCTATTGATGATACTAAAAGAATATAGTGAGGTAAGCGGTCAGATTGTTAACCTGAATAAGTCTTTTGTGTTCTTCAACCAAAACACTCCACATGAAATCAAGGACGAACTTGCTGAAATCCTCCAAATACCTCATGTCGGCTCCAAAGACAAATACCTCGACCTCCCTACAATGGTAAAGAGATCAAAGAGAGCTACATTTAGCTATATAGAAGACAAAGTTAATAAGAAGTTGAATATTTGGAAACGATCACTGCTGTCGGCTAATGAACGAGAAGTTCTAATTAAAGCTGTGGGCACTGCTATACCTATATATACTCTGAGTTGCTTCAAATTGTCTGAGACTCTTACTGAAAATATTCAAAAGAGTATGATTCGATTTTGGTGGGgtcaaaaaaattaagagaggCAGATGGATTGGATTAATTGGGAAACAATGTGCAGAGAAAAGGATCAGGGTGGTTTGGGatttaaagatttaaaagtGTTTAACATGGCGATGCTTGAAAAATAGGGGTAGAGGTTAGTGACAAAGGCTAACTCACTGCTTTATAAAGTTTTCAAGAGcagatatttttctttttcatccttCTTGAATGTTCAGATGAAAAATAATTCTTTCTGGACTTGGAGAAGTATGCTAGAAGGGAGAAAAATAGTAGAGAACAGAATTAAATGAGAAGTGGGTATTGGGAGccaaattcacatttttgaTGATGTATAGAGAAACAAAGAATTCTCAGAAATCAATTAATCAACAATAACAGTAATTGCAATGGGTAAGCCGATTAATCAAGACAGATAaaacctggaatgaagaatTGATTTTAGCAATTTTCCCAATAAATGTCACTCAAGCTATTCTCCAGATACAAAAAACAACAGGACAGAACCGAATAATTTGGGACAAAGATCGAAGAGGTACTTACTCGGTTAATTCTGGTTATCAACTAACATTCCAATTCTTCCATCCACCACTAGAATTTCTCCCGAAGATATTTAAACAAAAAGATCTGTGGCGATTAATTTTAGGGACTCAAAGCTCCGACAAAAATTCGAGTTTTCTTATAGAAGTTAGTATACGAAGGAATCTCTGTGAAATAAAAAATCACCTGCAGAATGCCAACAATTTTAGCCACATGCCCTAGATGCAACTTGGAAGATGAAACTGTAATgcattatttgatctattgtcAAGAGTCTCAACAAGTCTGGAATGAAATTGAAGCCCCCCACATTATCTGGCGACAACTCAAACTTCTGGAAATGATGGAGGAATATGGCTCAAAGACTTGGAAATGGCTCGGTTAGAAAACGAAAGAAAAGCCTCTTTGCTGCTATTCTCTGAAAAATCTGATATTCGAGGAACCAAAAGATCTTCGAGGACAAGGTGGTGTCGAGCCTTAAGATTACTTTGGCAGCGAAAAAACTGATGGAAATGAAGTGAATAcgtattttattatcttttagatGTTAaagttaattctttttttttttgtcttacaCAACACACACCAACTTCTACTGTTACTCTATTAGCATGGTTCTATATTCCTCCATGAGGATTTGAACCCGTTGCAATTCCAATTGAGACAAACAAAGTTGCAACTCGAAAGAAAAGTCTCTTTGCTGCTATTCTCTAGA
The Arachis duranensis cultivar V14167 chromosome 5, aradu.V14167.gnm2.J7QH, whole genome shotgun sequence genome window above contains:
- the LOC107488322 gene encoding probable WRKY transcription factor 41; the encoded protein is MECEGSWEKSELKNELVQGMEVARKLKAELELESSADNRDLLVDKILSSYDKALLILRWNGSVSKPHTLHPSTKTSPPQSPLPHNHQQELKHSSQKRKMISKWVNQVKVNSENGFEGSHEDGYSWRKYGQKDILGSKYPRSYYRCTFRNTKDCWATKQVQRSEDDPNIFEITYKGSHTCSKGKKNAAMSAKSPDIQEPQEHHTNFQNMLTVTVAKPGNEEMACPFTSPSTSSGCRTQENQNFLPSILENNPFLGSLSQTHLLLPNTPESNYFPSPFCANELDGIYSNRCLEFDVSEIISAHTSATNPPIFDFDFSLDPLELGQNFHFNASRFPH
- the LOC107488323 gene encoding protein SEH1 → MAKELLILDNGTTCSCWNYCGARLAAGSADGTVSIFDFCDSASSSSLRSSFKFKAHEGNVVKVVWVPPEYGDAVASVSADGVVSLWEEVAQDSQPTQWKFCKSFGSSSSKVLDVQFGTSLNSLKMVVACSDGHVRVYELLDPLELRNWQLQAEFQNVIESVSAFGKALCFSASISWNPQKGGSQESSFLIGFNSNTSELNSSKVWEFDQAHQRWLPVAELALPEEKGDRVYAAAWAPNIGRPYETIAVATQKGLSIWHLGLNPDHNGTLPVERVALLPGHEGMVWQMEWDMSGMTLATTGHDGMVRLWQSNLNGIWHQQAVMEPTA